One Rubripirellula amarantea DNA segment encodes these proteins:
- a CDS encoding DUF1579 domain-containing protein has product MIKNFLSVAMLALLCISLSQAQEPDFPNPEPQHQWLKQFVGQWTSSSRTIASGEQPAMQCTGTMDSRMLGEFWIVNEISGDMDGTKFNAILTIGFDSDRKRYVGTWIDSMMNYMWHYEGDVEASGKKLVLIAEGPNVMAEGKTTKFRDSYEFNTPDTLTSTSEVMDDDGNWVTFMKGTVTRRSNGDSGDAGK; this is encoded by the coding sequence ATGATTAAGAATTTCCTATCGGTCGCCATGTTGGCACTGCTGTGTATCTCGCTCAGTCAAGCTCAGGAACCGGACTTCCCCAATCCTGAACCGCAACATCAGTGGTTGAAGCAGTTTGTCGGGCAGTGGACCTCGTCCTCTCGCACCATCGCTTCGGGCGAACAACCCGCGATGCAGTGCACGGGCACCATGGACTCGCGCATGTTGGGTGAGTTTTGGATCGTCAACGAAATTTCTGGCGACATGGACGGAACCAAGTTCAACGCAATCTTGACTATCGGATTCGATTCCGATCGGAAACGATACGTCGGCACCTGGATCGATTCGATGATGAACTACATGTGGCATTATGAGGGCGATGTTGAAGCGTCTGGCAAAAAGCTAGTCCTGATCGCGGAGGGTCCGAATGTCATGGCGGAAGGGAAAACGACGAAGTTCCGTGACAGCTACGAATTCAACACCCCCGATACGCTCACGTCCACATCTGAAGTGATGGATGACGATGGGAATTGGGTCACGTTCATGAAAGGAACGGTGACACGCCGTTCAAACGGTGACTCAGGCGATGCGGGAAAGTAG
- a CDS encoding VOC family protein gives MNQNPVGWFEIYVHDLDRAKRFYETVFAVELNKMDSPVPDVELYGFPSDMNAGGAPGAIVKMSDCSPSGNGTIVYFSCNDCATEASRIESAGGKIQKPKTPIGQYGFMVLAIDTEGNVIGLHSMS, from the coding sequence ATGAATCAGAACCCAGTGGGTTGGTTTGAAATCTATGTGCACGACCTTGATCGGGCCAAGCGGTTTTACGAAACCGTGTTTGCGGTTGAACTAAACAAAATGGATTCGCCGGTTCCCGACGTGGAGTTATACGGTTTTCCGAGTGACATGAACGCGGGTGGTGCCCCGGGGGCAATTGTGAAAATGTCGGATTGCTCACCGAGCGGCAATGGAACGATTGTTTACTTCTCATGCAACGATTGCGCTACCGAAGCGTCACGTATCGAATCAGCCGGTGGTAAAATTCAAAAGCCGAAGACACCAATCGGTCAGTATGGATTTATGGTGTTGGCTATCGATACCGAAGGCAACGTGATCGGACTGCACTCAATGAGCTAA
- a CDS encoding YciI family protein, translating into MKYMLLIYGAESCWTDDERTACMIESMGISQELQEQGKLISSAPLHSITTATSIRVRENQRQITDGPFAETTEQLGGYYLIDVDNLDEAIAIASRLPPAKKGTVEIRPLFPLPEIKEEPLKLRN; encoded by the coding sequence ATGAAATACATGCTGTTGATTTATGGTGCAGAGAGTTGCTGGACGGACGACGAACGCACAGCGTGCATGATCGAGTCGATGGGAATCAGCCAAGAACTTCAAGAACAAGGCAAATTGATTTCCTCCGCTCCTTTGCACTCGATTACTACCGCCACCAGCATCAGGGTTCGAGAGAATCAACGACAGATTACCGACGGTCCGTTTGCTGAAACGACGGAACAGCTTGGCGGCTATTACCTCATCGACGTGGATAACCTTGACGAAGCGATCGCCATCGCCTCGCGACTACCACCCGCCAAAAAAGGCACTGTCGAAATTCGCCCTCTGTTTCCATTGCCCGAGATAAAAGAAGAACCTCTGAAGCTCAGGAATTGA
- a CDS encoding DoxX family protein — MSGSKKSRMVGWVLSALVAVFMGVLSASGKFTQWEGKAEMFAQLGWSEDVMVTIGIVEVIVVILFLIPRTAFIGAILISAYLGGATATHVRVGDPFFFPIILGIVAWIALGLRVPEVFRLAIGTNKVDLSETHV; from the coding sequence ATGAGTGGATCAAAGAAATCGAGAATGGTTGGGTGGGTACTCAGTGCTCTCGTCGCCGTCTTTATGGGCGTCCTAAGTGCGTCAGGGAAGTTCACTCAGTGGGAGGGCAAGGCCGAAATGTTTGCGCAACTGGGGTGGTCAGAAGATGTCATGGTCACGATCGGTATCGTTGAGGTGATCGTGGTAATCCTGTTCTTAATCCCACGGACTGCTTTCATCGGTGCGATTTTAATTTCGGCCTACCTGGGTGGTGCAACGGCGACTCATGTCCGCGTCGGCGACCCGTTCTTTTTTCCAATTATCCTGGGCATCGTCGCATGGATCGCACTCGGGCTTCGCGTGCCGGAAGTGTTTCGGCTCGCGATCGGTACCAACAAAGTTGATTTATCGGAGACTCACGTATGA
- a CDS encoding YciI family protein, producing the protein MVIVKATKSSEDGVLPSEQLLTAMSQYNEELIKAGIMKSGDGLKPSSEAKRVHFQGNQRTVTDGPFAETKELIAGFWIWEVASMQEAVEWVQRCPNPMPEESDIEIRPLYEMDDFVDNDTEGAIRAREQAFAQVQSLQNATVQPYLFFGGRCEEALSFYEQALGAVVVTKMRFDQSPDPLPEDILQAGFEHNIMHASFKVGQMTLMASDGCGAKTTMSGFRLTLAIATEKAADAAFDALAEGGSVDMPLAETFWSPRFGMVTDRFGVGWMVMVPEVTS; encoded by the coding sequence ATGGTGATAGTCAAAGCGACGAAGAGTTCGGAAGACGGGGTATTGCCTAGCGAGCAATTGCTCACCGCGATGAGTCAATACAACGAAGAATTGATCAAAGCGGGTATCATGAAATCGGGCGATGGACTTAAGCCAAGTTCCGAAGCCAAGCGGGTGCACTTTCAAGGCAATCAGCGCACGGTAACGGACGGACCTTTTGCGGAAACCAAAGAGCTGATCGCTGGATTTTGGATTTGGGAGGTCGCGTCGATGCAGGAAGCGGTCGAATGGGTGCAACGATGTCCTAATCCGATGCCCGAGGAATCCGACATTGAAATTCGCCCACTTTACGAGATGGATGACTTTGTCGACAACGATACCGAAGGGGCAATACGAGCTCGTGAGCAGGCATTTGCTCAGGTTCAATCCCTGCAGAACGCGACAGTGCAGCCGTACTTGTTTTTCGGCGGTCGGTGCGAGGAGGCACTCTCGTTCTACGAGCAAGCACTGGGCGCGGTCGTCGTTACAAAGATGCGATTCGATCAATCTCCGGATCCATTGCCAGAGGACATATTGCAAGCCGGTTTTGAGCACAACATCATGCACGCGTCCTTCAAGGTTGGGCAAATGACATTGATGGCCTCCGACGGATGCGGTGCAAAGACGACCATGTCCGGCTTTCGATTGACTCTCGCGATCGCGACCGAAAAGGCCGCAGACGCGGCCTTTGATGCACTTGCCGAAGGTGGAAGCGTCGATATGCCGCTCGCAGAAACCTTTTGGTCACCGCGCTTTGGCATGGTGACCGACCGTTTTGGCGTGGGCTGGATGGTGATGGTGCCCGAGGTAACATCGTGA
- a CDS encoding SRPBCC family protein — protein sequence MPETNNSVRLHRILRAPAERVYRAFVEVKALERWLPPFGFIGEVHEMDAVVGGGYRMSFTNFGSGSSHFFSVKYVELVPHERIRHTDVFEDPNLSGEISVTITFDAASCGTSLTIVQEGIPDAIPTDACYLGWQESLTQLANLVEPEIPDGA from the coding sequence ATGCCCGAAACAAACAACTCCGTTCGACTTCATCGAATTTTGCGAGCCCCTGCGGAACGGGTCTACCGTGCGTTCGTCGAGGTGAAAGCACTGGAAAGATGGTTGCCACCTTTTGGTTTCATCGGCGAAGTTCACGAGATGGACGCGGTCGTGGGTGGCGGATACCGCATGTCCTTTACCAACTTTGGGTCCGGTAGTTCTCACTTCTTCTCGGTCAAGTACGTTGAACTGGTGCCGCACGAACGGATACGACACACCGACGTTTTCGAAGATCCCAATCTGTCGGGCGAAATAAGCGTCACGATCACTTTTGACGCGGCTTCGTGCGGAACGAGCTTAACCATTGTCCAAGAAGGAATCCCCGATGCGATTCCAACCGACGCTTGTTATTTGGGCTGGCAAGAATCTCTAACGCAGCTCGCCAATCTTGTTGAGCCCGAAATCCCAGACGGTGCGTAA
- a CDS encoding DUF1579 domain-containing protein: protein MFAKPQSEHQWLDQLIGDWTFEHDCKMPDGNSSATHGKMTCRSLGGMWLICESSGESAEGGAWSSIMTLGYDPAQHQYVGTFVGSMMANMWPYRGVLDADGKTLPLDSEGPTFDGTGTAKYRDTIKITGKDSWLLISEMQGDDGAWITFMNGKHERV, encoded by the coding sequence ATGTTCGCAAAGCCTCAATCTGAACACCAATGGCTCGACCAACTCATCGGAGACTGGACGTTTGAGCATGATTGCAAAATGCCTGATGGCAATTCGTCTGCAACGCACGGAAAGATGACATGCCGGTCGCTCGGTGGCATGTGGTTGATCTGCGAAAGCAGCGGCGAGTCGGCCGAAGGAGGAGCATGGTCGTCGATCATGACACTGGGATATGATCCCGCCCAACATCAATATGTCGGAACGTTTGTCGGTTCAATGATGGCCAACATGTGGCCTTACCGCGGCGTCCTCGATGCCGATGGAAAAACGCTGCCTCTAGATTCAGAAGGTCCAACGTTTGATGGTACCGGTACCGCAAAGTACCGCGACACCATCAAGATCACGGGAAAAGATAGTTGGTTACTGATCAGCGAGATGCAGGGTGACGATGGCGCTTGGATAACGTTCATGAACGGAAAACACGAACGGGTTTAA
- a CDS encoding SRPBCC family protein translates to MNANTDRIEKEIQIAAPVQRVWTAITDHVQFSQWFRVNLESPFRVGQTTAGQITYPGYEHVRMEVITTAIEPTSYFAFRWHPYAVETDVDYSNETPTLVEFRLEPKNAGTRVTVTESGFDALPASRKDEAFRMNDGGWSAQIQNIAQYVETHA, encoded by the coding sequence ATGAACGCCAACACCGATCGAATCGAAAAGGAAATCCAAATTGCCGCTCCGGTTCAACGGGTGTGGACGGCGATAACCGACCATGTCCAATTTAGCCAATGGTTCCGCGTAAACTTGGAGAGCCCCTTTCGGGTTGGCCAAACGACCGCAGGCCAGATCACGTACCCTGGTTATGAACATGTACGCATGGAAGTGATCACCACCGCCATTGAACCGACGAGCTACTTCGCGTTTCGCTGGCATCCTTACGCGGTCGAAACCGACGTGGATTACTCGAACGAAACGCCAACCCTGGTGGAATTTCGCCTAGAGCCGAAGAACGCAGGAACCCGTGTAACGGTTACCGAATCTGGGTTTGATGCGTTACCGGCATCCCGGAAAGACGAAGCTTTTCGAATGAACGATGGCGGTTGGTCGGCCCAGATTCAAAACATCGCTCAGTACGTAGAAACTCATGCCTAG
- a CDS encoding ArsR/SmtB family transcription factor encodes MPSTLQHSLPEQAPLFAALGDTTRLSLLLTLSQGEPQSVTTLAENTSLTRQAVRKHLHVLEDVGMVHGVKQGRENLFRYDPNPVKELQASLDGIAKQWDDALLRLKSFVEET; translated from the coding sequence ATGCCTAGCACCTTGCAACATAGCCTTCCCGAACAGGCTCCACTTTTTGCCGCTTTAGGAGACACCACGCGTCTATCGCTGCTGTTAACGCTATCGCAAGGTGAACCGCAATCCGTAACGACACTTGCTGAAAACACGTCGTTGACTCGGCAAGCAGTTCGCAAGCACCTACACGTTCTCGAGGATGTCGGAATGGTGCACGGAGTCAAACAAGGACGTGAAAACTTGTTTCGTTACGATCCTAACCCGGTCAAAGAACTTCAGGCTTCACTTGACGGCATCGCGAAACAGTGGGATGACGCACTGCTTCGACTAAAGAGCTTTGTCGAAGAAACGTAA
- a CDS encoding MBL fold metallo-hydrolase: MLARKPIFPGIIELNFQAGEVLGCNVYLVHDADEWVLIDIGYEETVEDYIEVIRQIDFPLSRCKTLVATHADVDHIQGLAKAKQLLKTTVTSHPNAVRPLEEGDTLVTLAEIEAQNLKMAMPKVKIDHQVNDGDIIKVGELEIEVWHTPGHTDSQLAFRIGDVLLSGDNIYRDGCIGAIDAHHGSDIKAFVKSLERIRDSDVKWLAPSHGPMFKNDSDFMNKTIDRVRGYLKMADFGTLADSWPLMDEWDDEVAEGKLPDGLGVTT, from the coding sequence ATGCTCGCTCGCAAACCGATCTTTCCCGGCATCATCGAACTCAACTTCCAGGCGGGCGAGGTGCTCGGTTGCAACGTCTATTTGGTACACGATGCCGATGAATGGGTGCTTATCGATATTGGCTACGAAGAAACCGTCGAGGACTATATCGAAGTCATCCGTCAAATAGATTTTCCACTTTCGCGTTGCAAGACTCTTGTCGCCACCCATGCCGACGTCGACCACATCCAAGGGCTCGCGAAGGCAAAGCAGCTTCTTAAGACAACCGTGACTTCGCACCCCAACGCAGTCCGCCCGCTTGAGGAAGGCGACACCTTGGTCACGCTCGCTGAGATCGAAGCCCAGAATCTGAAGATGGCGATGCCGAAGGTTAAGATTGACCATCAGGTCAATGACGGCGACATCATTAAAGTCGGCGAGCTTGAAATCGAGGTTTGGCACACACCTGGACATACCGATAGCCAACTTGCCTTTCGGATTGGTGACGTTCTTCTCAGCGGCGACAACATCTACCGAGACGGTTGCATCGGCGCGATCGACGCCCACCATGGCAGCGATATTAAAGCATTCGTGAAATCACTCGAACGAATCCGTGACAGTGATGTCAAATGGCTTGCCCCCAGCCATGGTCCTATGTTCAAGAACGATAGCGACTTCATGAACAAAACGATTGATCGTGTTCGTGGATATCTGAAGATGGCCGACTTCGGAACGCTTGCGGACAGTTGGCCGCTAATGGATGAATGGGATGACGAGGTAGCTGAAGGAAAGCTGCCCGACGGCCTGGGTGTGACTACTTAA
- a CDS encoding NAD-dependent epimerase/dehydratase family protein has product MRQFTQCNPVRHPLDEENMVIRTLIVGYGYLGQRVAKLCRDQGDHVFATTRSTDKFEAIADAGHIPVKLDWNIASDCRNLPTVDRILIAVSYDRGSNVDRETSMVVGLSRLLRYVPATTSLCYISTTGVYHQGGGQWVDESSPTRPQRDGGKAHLRAESLLRDRRTRSGKAGRYVILRLSGIYGPGRIPRAADVRAGHPIASPSEGYLNLIHVDDAALAVRSGWRYAETCDTGDSKTFVVSDDCPVVRSEFYEAIAHYYHAPPPKFIQPSDDAPVRFRSESNKRIWNRRMKRDLVSSLTYPTYREGLIDVLARTVLTGT; this is encoded by the coding sequence GTGCGACAGTTCACGCAGTGCAACCCAGTGCGTCATCCTTTAGACGAAGAGAACATGGTCATTCGAACGCTCATTGTAGGTTATGGCTATCTGGGCCAGCGAGTCGCCAAATTATGTCGAGACCAAGGCGATCATGTATTTGCAACCACGCGTTCCACCGACAAGTTTGAGGCCATCGCGGACGCCGGTCACATCCCCGTGAAGTTGGACTGGAACATCGCGAGCGATTGCAGGAATCTGCCAACCGTTGATCGTATCTTGATCGCAGTCAGTTATGACCGCGGATCTAATGTCGATCGCGAAACGTCCATGGTCGTCGGACTCTCGCGATTGCTTCGCTACGTGCCCGCAACGACCAGCCTGTGTTACATCAGCACTACGGGCGTGTATCACCAAGGTGGCGGCCAATGGGTCGATGAAAGCTCACCGACGCGACCCCAGCGCGATGGCGGAAAGGCTCATCTAAGAGCAGAGTCATTGTTAAGAGATCGCCGTACACGGTCAGGCAAAGCTGGGCGTTACGTGATTCTTCGTTTATCGGGTATCTATGGACCAGGGCGAATTCCTCGTGCCGCCGATGTTCGTGCCGGACACCCAATCGCTTCGCCTTCGGAAGGATACTTGAACTTGATTCACGTCGACGATGCTGCTCTAGCCGTGCGATCGGGATGGCGATACGCAGAGACATGCGACACCGGCGACTCTAAAACGTTTGTGGTCAGCGATGATTGTCCTGTGGTACGAAGTGAATTCTACGAAGCGATCGCTCACTATTATCACGCTCCCCCACCAAAATTTATTCAACCTAGCGACGATGCGCCGGTGCGATTTCGATCTGAATCTAACAAACGCATCTGGAATCGTCGTATGAAACGCGACCTTGTGAGCAGCCTGACATATCCGACCTACCGTGAGGGGCTCATCGATGTGTTGGCGAGGACTGTGTTGACGGGGACTTAG
- a CDS encoding S1C family serine protease gives MSANLPYSTLINASHHAASVQPGRAILTVLVIVLLAPWVSAQFPVEATPQPGIASLEYGSPLPSGEFSPRLQTSNEVTSKAASTSAGTEVPVPADLKDLLENGGEPSSIKQLKLLERQNQFVATRGSACTVSVQIGPAQGCGVIITESGYVLTAAHVAMRPGKNAQVTLSNGRTVVARTLGMNRNVDAGLMKIEPNQNNGRPWPHATLGTSKNLTPGMWCIATGHPGGYDPSRGPVARVGRILRTRLGAIETDCALIGGDSGGPLFDIAGRLIAVHSRIGNDVSENLHVPVDFYGTSWDRMRAGEAYGYLPGFRPVLGVTGSSSGPRAVVDIVKPGSPAEEAGIVPGDEINQFGETGITNFEALKSAVSNTMPGERVPIWLRREGRSIRVVVEIGRAD, from the coding sequence ATGAGTGCCAACTTGCCATATTCGACCTTGATCAACGCAAGCCATCATGCAGCAAGCGTCCAACCCGGACGAGCGATTTTGACCGTTTTGGTGATCGTTTTGCTCGCACCATGGGTTAGTGCTCAGTTTCCCGTCGAGGCAACTCCGCAACCAGGAATTGCGTCCTTGGAATACGGGAGTCCGCTTCCGTCGGGCGAGTTCAGCCCACGATTGCAAACATCGAATGAGGTTACATCGAAGGCGGCGTCGACGTCCGCTGGAACTGAAGTACCAGTACCAGCCGACTTGAAGGACCTGCTGGAAAATGGCGGTGAGCCTAGCTCCATCAAACAACTCAAGTTGCTCGAACGACAAAATCAATTCGTTGCCACGCGAGGATCTGCTTGCACCGTAAGCGTCCAAATTGGCCCTGCGCAAGGTTGCGGTGTGATCATTACCGAGAGCGGATATGTATTGACCGCAGCACACGTCGCGATGCGACCAGGCAAAAACGCTCAGGTCACGCTCTCCAATGGACGAACCGTCGTGGCGCGAACGTTGGGGATGAATCGTAATGTCGATGCGGGCTTGATGAAAATTGAGCCCAACCAAAACAACGGTCGGCCATGGCCTCACGCGACATTGGGCACCAGCAAGAACTTGACGCCCGGAATGTGGTGCATCGCAACGGGACATCCGGGTGGATACGATCCGTCTCGCGGACCGGTGGCCCGCGTCGGTCGTATTTTGCGGACTCGTTTGGGTGCCATTGAAACCGATTGCGCGTTGATTGGTGGTGATAGTGGTGGACCGCTATTCGACATTGCTGGTCGGCTGATCGCGGTGCACAGTCGAATCGGGAACGACGTCTCAGAAAATCTTCATGTGCCGGTCGACTTCTATGGCACGTCGTGGGATCGGATGCGAGCGGGCGAGGCGTACGGATACTTACCGGGATTTCGTCCCGTATTGGGCGTTACTGGCAGTTCTTCGGGTCCACGTGCGGTCGTTGATATTGTCAAACCAGGGTCGCCAGCAGAAGAAGCAGGCATTGTTCCTGGTGATGAAATCAATCAGTTTGGCGAAACTGGCATCACTAATTTCGAGGCGCTAAAATCAGCGGTATCTAATACAATGCCTGGTGAAAGAGTTCCGATTTGGCTCCGGCGTGAAGGCAGGAGCATTCGTGTCGTTGTTGAAATTGGCCGAGCCGATTAA
- a CDS encoding PDZ domain-containing protein, whose product MSLLKLAEPINAHRLTVFFLSTHPVLTPMIFIRPLALAQVLSIASIFVLFDGVSADERRDNATMTRLFTPVAESVKSSVAQVLSGGRPVALATIVSSDGYLLTKRSELSNDPIRVRLSDNRMYPARVAAVRRQNDLALLRVDANISLQAITFTDTTPLIASFLVSTGRTGRPIGIGVLGVPARRIEKDAILGVRLRNNDQGRPIVRDVIPNSGAESAGIVPGDLIIAINGRRESSANSVISKLKEMFPGENVRLTIERSTELTGLQTLEMDAKIHDLGVLRESENDSRVNGPRNVRLNGFERVIQHDTVLDPDECGGPLLDTDGNVIGINIARAGRVVSYALPSSLVMRELEDMLREARGSQ is encoded by the coding sequence GTGTCGTTGTTGAAATTGGCCGAGCCGATTAACGCTCACCGTTTAACTGTTTTCTTTCTAAGCACTCATCCTGTTCTGACGCCCATGATTTTCATTCGGCCACTCGCACTTGCCCAAGTGCTTAGCATCGCTTCCATCTTCGTCCTTTTCGACGGGGTGTCCGCCGACGAACGTCGTGATAATGCCACGATGACGCGTCTGTTCACACCGGTCGCCGAGTCGGTGAAGTCATCGGTCGCTCAGGTGCTTAGCGGAGGTCGTCCGGTCGCGTTGGCGACGATCGTTTCGTCGGATGGCTACCTGTTGACCAAGCGAAGTGAGTTGAGCAATGACCCCATTCGCGTTCGCTTGTCCGACAACCGAATGTATCCGGCGCGAGTGGCCGCGGTTCGGCGTCAGAATGATCTAGCACTCTTGCGAGTCGATGCCAACATCTCGCTTCAGGCCATTACTTTTACTGATACGACGCCACTGATCGCCAGCTTTCTAGTTAGCACCGGTCGAACGGGGCGCCCCATCGGAATAGGAGTATTAGGGGTTCCGGCTCGCCGAATTGAGAAAGACGCTATTTTGGGAGTTCGGTTGCGGAACAACGACCAAGGCCGCCCGATTGTTCGCGATGTCATTCCCAACAGTGGTGCCGAATCAGCCGGAATTGTCCCAGGCGATCTGATCATTGCGATTAACGGACGTCGTGAGTCCAGTGCCAACAGCGTGATATCGAAGCTAAAAGAAATGTTCCCGGGTGAAAACGTGCGATTGACGATTGAACGAAGCACGGAATTGACGGGACTGCAAACCTTGGAAATGGATGCCAAGATTCACGACCTCGGTGTTCTACGTGAGTCCGAGAACGACTCGCGAGTCAACGGACCTCGAAACGTCAGACTTAATGGCTTCGAACGTGTGATCCAACACGACACAGTTCTGGATCCGGATGAATGCGGTGGCCCGCTGCTGGACACCGACGGCAACGTAATTGGGATCAACATCGCTCGCGCCGGAAGAGTGGTTAGCTATGCATTACCTTCTTCGCTGGTGATGCGAGAATTAGAAGACATGTTGCGTGAGGCTCGCGGATCTCAGTGA
- a CDS encoding GNAT family N-acetyltransferase yields the protein MSQRSDCVVRPAGSRDVHAIAEIYNHYIHVGGSTFDNSPWSPVQAQSLLDGDPGAHWCVATIDDALVGWASAKRFSARFGYRFSLESAVYVHPKSISRGIGTQLMHSLHQACCDAEVHHLMARIIADNQSSIAFHQSLGFEIIGVQKEVGRMNDEWIDVVLLQKLL from the coding sequence ATGAGCCAGCGTTCTGACTGTGTCGTGCGACCTGCCGGATCAAGGGATGTTCATGCCATCGCCGAAATTTACAATCACTACATTCATGTCGGAGGATCTACGTTTGACAACTCGCCATGGTCGCCCGTTCAAGCTCAAAGCCTTTTAGATGGCGATCCGGGGGCACACTGGTGCGTCGCGACGATCGACGATGCCCTGGTCGGTTGGGCTTCGGCCAAGCGATTCAGCGCTCGGTTTGGGTATCGGTTCTCGCTTGAATCGGCCGTCTACGTGCATCCAAAATCCATCAGTCGCGGAATCGGGACACAACTGATGCACTCACTTCATCAAGCGTGCTGCGACGCTGAGGTGCATCATCTGATGGCTCGCATCATTGCCGACAATCAATCCAGCATCGCCTTTCATCAATCGCTCGGATTCGAAATTATCGGAGTTCAAAAAGAGGTCGGACGCATGAACGACGAATGGATTGACGTCGTGTTATTGCAAAAGTTGCTGTGA
- a CDS encoding alpha/beta hydrolase, with product MSSVTVRVLESIVPIRRFRRYLLDRLVLRPSRHFLDSGDQRPITFKTSAGRTQAFERCIGDQARTPDVVVVKFPGTAGRAERASSFPLSLVRSFQDSLSGKVITWNPPGYGNSEGKASLTEMVAAASDMLEQVIENELTDETVLWLCGNSLGCNTALHLASDPRTARRVDGLVLRNPPPLVPVIKHVASDYLLGRWIYPVADSVIPQMNAHWTAPQVRAPAVFLKSELDSLVLPELQQMIIDDYGGDFRLVSLDGLDHDGIPTEDHERQIEVALAWLWQQSHVLVAK from the coding sequence TTGAGTTCTGTCACTGTTCGCGTTTTGGAATCCATTGTGCCGATTCGTCGATTTCGCCGCTATCTACTCGATCGCCTAGTGCTGCGACCATCGAGGCATTTCCTTGATTCGGGTGACCAGCGGCCCATCACTTTCAAAACATCTGCGGGCCGTACGCAGGCCTTTGAGCGATGCATCGGCGATCAAGCGCGAACACCAGATGTTGTCGTTGTAAAGTTCCCCGGTACTGCCGGCCGCGCCGAACGCGCCAGTTCGTTCCCACTCTCACTCGTGCGTTCGTTTCAAGATTCGCTTAGCGGCAAAGTGATCACTTGGAATCCACCGGGCTATGGCAACAGCGAAGGCAAGGCGAGCCTTACCGAAATGGTTGCGGCGGCGTCGGACATGCTCGAGCAAGTCATTGAAAACGAGTTGACAGACGAAACAGTTCTTTGGTTGTGTGGCAACAGTCTCGGGTGCAATACGGCGCTTCATCTTGCATCGGACCCCAGGACAGCCCGTCGAGTTGATGGCTTGGTTTTGCGGAATCCTCCGCCATTGGTTCCGGTCATCAAACACGTTGCATCAGATTATTTGCTCGGGCGATGGATATATCCAGTAGCTGATAGTGTGATTCCGCAAATGAACGCGCATTGGACTGCCCCGCAAGTACGTGCACCTGCGGTGTTTCTTAAATCCGAACTCGACTCTCTCGTCCTACCTGAACTGCAACAAATGATTATCGATGATTACGGCGGTGATTTTCGATTGGTCAGCCTGGACGGACTCGATCATGACGGAATTCCTACTGAGGATCATGAGCGTCAGATCGAAGTGGCATTGGCGTGGTTGTGGCAGCAATCACACGTTTTGGTTGCGAAGTGA